The Nitrospirota bacterium DNA window TGCAAAATAAATAGCTCTGTGAGATAGAATCCCCTGAAGGGCGATCTCATTTTATAACCGGTTTCATGCGTTTAAATTATGTTTCCATTTATCCGGTCCTCTAGAACGCCGGATCATATCAACAGTCACTTCCATGAAGGAGGTCTTTTCAATGGCCCAACCATTACCCCTAGTCGATAGTTTTAATCGAACCGTTAACTATATGCGAGTCTCTGTGACCGACCGCTGTAATCTTCGCTGTACCTACTGCATGCCTGCTTATGGCGTGAACTGGATGCAGCAAGACCATATCTTGTCGTTTGATGAATTCTATCGGATCATCGAACGTGCAGTGGCGCGTGGGTTAAAGAAAATCCGGATTACGGGCGGAGAGCCTCTGGTGAGAAGCGGTATTGTTGATTTTATTGCGAAAGTTGCTGCGTTAAAAGAAAAAGGGTTGAAAGACCTTGCCATGACCACCAATGCGGTACTATTAAAATCGATGGCTGGTCCTCTTTATCAGGCAGGTTTACGACGGATGAATATCAGTTTAGATTCGTTGAATCCAAAGAGATTTGAAGAAGTGACCCGGGGAAACTGCTTCCGGAAAGTCTGGGAAGGGATCGAAGAGGCGGAACGCGTTGGATTTAGCCCTTTGAAGATCAATATGGTGCTTCAAAAAGGTTGTAATGACGATGAAGTGATCGATTTTGTAAAGATGACGTTAAACCGGAATATTCATGTCCGCTTTATCGAATATATGCCTTGTGGTGATTACGACGATTGGAAGTCGAAATACATGCCGATGGATGAAGTCATGAACCGGATCGAAGCGGAATTTGGTAAGCTTGAAATGAACGCCGAAGACAAAGGGGGGAACGAAGGAACTTCAGGACCCGCCTATAACTTTAAACTTCCGGGGGGTAAAGGGGTCGTCGGATTTATCCATGCGATCAGCGATCATTTCTGCGATACCTGCAATCGGGTTCGCTTGACTGCAGATGGATCGCTCCGTCCCTGCCTCTTCTCTGACATCGAAGTCAATTTCAGAGAGGCCTTACGAAGAGGTTGTTCGGACGAAGAGATCGATGACCTTTTTGACCAGTCCCTACAGATTAAGCCCGAAGGGCATATGTTAGAGCAGTTTGCCGAGGAAAAAACCCTCAAGTCGATGATTAGTATTGGAGGGTGAGTATCGCCACGAATAAGTGGCGATAGGCTACGAACGCCCTCGAGACGGTGAGAGGGCCGGATGAGCGCTGTCACGAATCAGTGACGACGGAAAGAGTTTTTTACGATAAACAGCTTGATTCTCAAGGATCATAATTTTACCTCCCACTTGAGAGGGGATGAGCTCCTTGAGAATCAAGCTTAAGGTGTAATCAGGAAACGGATGATTCAGCAGGCTTTTCTTTTAATGACTTTAATCTGTTTTGCCCCGTCGGCTTATTCAGCCGATACGGCGACCGTCACAGGCAATATTCAGCTCCATACTCAGCAGAACCCAACGAACCGAACTCCGGACACCGGGCCATTTGGTATGGATGCACACATGCTTTCAAATGTCAGTGATCCCCACCCCGACACACGTGTTCCACTTACCATGATTGGAACCCAGGCCGACACGCAGAGTGGCCGAAATGTTTCCTCCGGTTTTAGCGAGGCTTCTTTGGACCAGACCGAATCTTCTTCAGTCCCTGATTTTCAGACCGTGATCAATCGCATTACCTCTTCCGGTTCGGCCTCCGCCCGGGTACATCAGTTACAGACCCAGATTCATTTAAACCAGACACAGGGAACGGGGCCAGGTGCCTTTACTTTTGACGATAAATTCAGTGTGACATCGGTCACGGACCGTTCTGGTAATATGGTGGGTCAGGCGAATGGCAACTATATATTGACTTATCAGGAAGTCGTGGGTGGAGTGGTCAAGACCACCACCTGTAATGGGACATTTATATCTCAGCCGGTTCTGGATAGTTCCGGAAAGCAACTTTTTGATTCAGAGGGACGTGCGGTAACTCAGTATACGAATACCTCCGGGGTGACCAATAGTGTCACCGGACCGGGATGTAAAACGAATTAAAAAAGTTTTCGGCTGGCGATACAGCCGGAAAGGGAGGAGGAGCCGATTTGTCGGTTCTGACTTTCAAAACATCAATCATAAGCATGGAGAGGGGGTGAAAATTAATGCGAAATTTATTAACGAACAAAACAACTAAAACCAACAAGGAGTTCAATATGAAACTAAAATCGATATTGATTATGACAATGGTCGCTATTATGGCCATTGCAGGTGGAGCCATTGCGGCAACCACCACAACAACAATCAACGCCACGCTCGATACCCCAGGGTTTGCGGGTGGCGTCAACATGACCTTCGGGACTGCACCGGCTTGCGTTAGCGTTGCGGGAGCGGTAACGGCTTGCGCTGCGATGACTGCGGCACAGGCGGTAGCGTTCGTCACAGAATCTCAGACAGGTACCGGTACCGGTCTTGCCGGCGGTATGCCAGCACAGGTCGTCTACAATCCTAACGCTTATGGTGTGGGATTGGGCGGCTATACGGCGGGCGTCGGTTCACAAACAGGTTATGCGCTCAGCCAGACCCTGTTTGGAATGTGTACTGTAGCACTCGTCTGCCCCAAATTCGTTCCGGCTGCTGCTGCGGCTTCAGCTGCGACGATCCAGGGCCTGATTATCTCCGAAGGCGGCGGTAACGCGGCCGACGGAGGTGCGGGTACAGTTACGACCAGCACGATTCCGAGCGGTACGGGCAACTTCAACCAGGCAACCTTCATGACCGATATTGTCGGCAGCATGGTCACGGCGGGTGTCATCAACAACAACTTCAGCCAGAAAACGACCCATCACTCCGTTGCAGCGAACGCAACCGGTAGTGCGGATGCCGATTTCATCGACCAGAGACTCTCTCAGGTTCTTGGAACGGTCCAGACTTTAGCCCAGTCCACGACAATCGGTGCCAGCGGCGACGGTTTGGCGGTGGTCGTAACACAAGATCCGACTTCAACTGATCCAGGTTGGGTTGGGAATATCGATCCGTTTGCGGCAGTCGGCGGTGGGGTTCTTTTGACCCAAACCACGGTGCCCAGCGCGGCAGTTTATGCTGTGATCAACGGAGCAGGTGCCTTTGCCGCCAACGGCGGGGCGATCAACCAGGCGATTGCCGACAGCAACTCGGGTGGATCGGGTGACTACGGTCAGCTCTTCACCAACGATGATATGGCGGTGACCAGCACGGTAACCCCTGCACCTGTTCCCGGTGCGGCGACAATCTACAACGCGATTTCTCCGTTATTCGGCGGTGTTGCGGGTGGAACCCTTCCCACACTTCCATAATCGTCTAATCGATTATCGAAGCTGTTAAGTTAGGGAGTAAAATCAGGGGAGAGGTGGTGGATTCTGAGCCATCTCTCCTCTTTTTTTGCCAAATCGTGATTTGTTTTTCCAGTTAAATTTGGTATCTTTAATTTGATATCGCGTTCAAGAAGATTAATCTCTTTCGGCAGGTTCATATCATCACTTTCCGCGTTATTTCAAAAGCTCATTCTTTCTTCTTTCCGATTTTAGTCCTCTTTTTTTTTGTTTCCCCCGCATGGTCTCAGCTGCAACCCGGGAGCAGTCAGGCCGAAGAACACCTCCAAAAAGCGACACAGCTCCTCTTTTCCGGTAACCTGGACCAGGCGGAGAGGGAATTTTTAACCGCATTGAATCAAAATCCGGTTCTTCATCGGGCCCACTTTGGACTTGGTCTGGTCTATCTCCAGAAGAACGATTTGGAAAAATCCGAAAAGGCCTTTCGCATGGCGCTGAGCCTTCAACCCCAATACGCTCCTGCTTACCGCGGTTTGGGTCAGGTTTTTGAAGGCAAGGGGGATCCCGCCAGCGCCGTGACTCATTATCAAAAAGCGGTTTCTCTGGAAGGGCTCAATCCGGCTTTTGCCAGCGATGTGACCATTGCACGATTTCGCCTGTCACAGTTGGGAGACAGTCCGGAGATCGCAACCCAGGTCCGGGAACATTATCAAAAGGCCGCCACGCTTTTAAAGGCCAAGAAGAAAGAGGAAGCGCTTAAAGAATTTCTTTTTGTTCTGGACCGGGTTCCTAAAAGGCTCGACGCGTTGGAGAACGCCGCGGTCATCCTCTCCGAACTCGGGAGGGCCGATGAATCAATCGCCCTTCTTCGTCGAATTGTTTCGATTGACCCGAATCTCCTCTTCGCCCATTTTCTTCTAGGAGCAGTAGAAGAATCCCAGGGGAAAATTGCCGAGGCGTGGGAGGAATTTCATTTGGTCCTCCAGATCGGCGAAAAAGTTCCCAATCAAAAAGATGTCGTCCGGGCGAAAGAAAAAATTGATCAGCTCGGTGCAACCAAGGAGCTTGCCGTTTCCATCGACAGCCGGCTCAAAATGGCGGCTGCGCTTTATGAAAAGGACGATCTGGAACCTGCTGAAAAGGAATTTCAGGAAATTCTTCAGATTGTTCCCGCAAATATCCGGGCAAAATTTGGTCTCGCGTCGATCGATTATAAAAAAGAAAAATTGGATGAGGCGAAAAAACTCCTGCTCGAAGTGACTGAGAAGGATCCGCTCCTGGTCAGGGGCCATTTTTTTCTTGGCAAGATTTTTCTCAAAGAAAAAGAATTTTCTAAGGCGTTTGATGCATTCAATCAGGTCATTGAACTGGGAAAGGTTCCGGTCTATGCGCAGCTCTATCAGTCGCAGATTGAGGAAGCGAAAAAAGATATCGCTCAAATGGGAGGAGACGTTTCGCGGGCTCAACAGATTCAGCAGCTTTTAAATGACGGGAATGAATTTTATAAAAGAGAAGATTTTGATCATGCCGTCGAAAAATATAACCAGGTGCTTGCCATCTCTCCTGACAATCTTCTGGCGCTCGAAAAGATCGGTTCGGTCTATATCCGGGAGAGCAGTTTCGATCCTGAAAAAGGAGAAGCGATTTTCAAAAAGATGATTGAAATTAATCCCGAGCTCCTTTTTCCCCGGTTTTATCTTGCCTTTCTTGCAGATAAGAAAGGGGATCTTGAGAATGCAGTCAAACTGTATGAGGACGTAATTCAATTTGACAAGAAAGAGAGCGAGATCACGCTCAGAGCGAAGCGGCTTTTGACTCAGATGGGCGGCACCCCGCAAAAAGCAAAAGAGATCCGGTCCCATCTGAAGAGGGGTGGGGAGTTGGTCAGTGAAAATAAACTTTCCGAAGCGCGCAACGAATATCAAAAGGTTCTTGAGATCGTTCCGGAACAGACCCAGGCACTCTATTTCCTTGGCTTGATCGATGTGAAGGAAGATCGGATTCCGGAAGCCGAGAAAAATCTCCAGAAACTTCTGATCGCCGATCCGAACCATCTTGAAGGGAGATTGCAATTAGCCCTCCTGCTGGGTGGACGAGGGGCCTATGAAGAATCCTTGAAAGAGCTTGAAAAAGTGATTGAAATCGGAAAAGAAGGAAAATCGGTCCGAACAGCGAAGACCGAACTTGATAAAATGAAAAAAAAAGCCGAAGGGCAGAAACATTTTACTGCTGGAATGGATATTTTAAATAAACTCGATGATCTTGAAAAAGCCTCTCCTTCAAAGGAAGGTGAACCGATGTCTGCCGATAAATTAACCTTGTTGAACAGCGGCATCAAAGAACTGGAAGAAGCGATTCGATTCAACCAGGATAATCCTTATTATCTTTATAATCTCGGTTATGCCTATGTCAAAAAATTCGATCTGGTATCCGCTGAATTTATGTTTCGAAAAGCCGCCGAAAAAAAGCCCGATTTTCTGGTGGCCCATTTCCGCCTTGCCGTCCTCTACGATCTGGCCAATGCTCCGGTCAGCGCTTTAAATGAGTATGAAAAGGTGATTGAGTTGGGAAAACCGGAAGATGACGAGGTCAAACAGGCTAAATTGAAGATTGCAGGGCTGAAAGGGAACATCGGGATCATTGAAGAAGGAAAAGGGTATGCCGTTACGGGTGAAGCCCTCTTTTTGGAGCAAAATGATAAGGCAAAGGCGCTCCCTTTGCTTAAAAAATCGACAGAACTGGTTCCGAAGAATGAAGATTACTGGTTTGATCTGGGTATCTTATATGAGACCCTCGTTGATGAAAAAGGCGCGGAAAGCGCCTACGAATCTGCGGTCAAGATCCGTCCGACATTTTCAAAGCCCCGTTTTTACCTCGGCCTGATTCAGGAGAAACGAGGCCAGAGAGAAGCGGCAATAGAAAATTTCAGGAAAGCAAAAGAGTATCTGGGAGACGAAAAATCAAAAGAGGCGCTTTTGATCGAGGAGAGGGTTAATTTTTATGACAAGAAGATCAACGAGTCGATCTCTTACACCCCCTTTTATTTCGACAGCAATTCAGGCGACAGCGATATCGGTTCGCCAACTGCGGAAATCTTTTCTTCGGTCGGATTTAATATGAAATATTTCTACTACAAGTCCTTGAACGTTCTTCTTTCCTCTGATATTTCAGCTTCCGCTTCAACCTATTACTACAGCCAGGCCCTGGTTAATTTTGAATCGGCAAGTTTTGAAGCGAAGTGGCCTGATCTCCATGGACTCTCGATTGTCATCGGTCCGGCATGGGGAATCAGTTTTGCCTATGGGGGTATGTCCGGATGGAACGGTCAGTTCAAGGCCGATTTTCAGGAGCAAATCGGATGGTTTGATGCCGTCATTACCCATCTCGGATATAATTACTCGATTTCAGTTTCAAACTCCTATTTCGATGCGGTTCGCAAAGAGATTAGCTGGGCGCTTATCAAAAACAAATTCCGGTCAGGTTCCCTGACGGCAGGTTTCGGCCTGACGAATAGCGACGTGAT harbors:
- the moaA gene encoding GTP 3',8-cyclase MoaA translates to MAQPLPLVDSFNRTVNYMRVSVTDRCNLRCTYCMPAYGVNWMQQDHILSFDEFYRIIERAVARGLKKIRITGGEPLVRSGIVDFIAKVAALKEKGLKDLAMTTNAVLLKSMAGPLYQAGLRRMNISLDSLNPKRFEEVTRGNCFRKVWEGIEEAERVGFSPLKINMVLQKGCNDDEVIDFVKMTLNRNIHVRFIEYMPCGDYDDWKSKYMPMDEVMNRIEAEFGKLEMNAEDKGGNEGTSGPAYNFKLPGGKGVVGFIHAISDHFCDTCNRVRLTADGSLRPCLFSDIEVNFREALRRGCSDEEIDDLFDQSLQIKPEGHMLEQFAEEKTLKSMISIGG
- a CDS encoding tetratricopeptide repeat protein encodes the protein MNQNPVLHRAHFGLGLVYLQKNDLEKSEKAFRMALSLQPQYAPAYRGLGQVFEGKGDPASAVTHYQKAVSLEGLNPAFASDVTIARFRLSQLGDSPEIATQVREHYQKAATLLKAKKKEEALKEFLFVLDRVPKRLDALENAAVILSELGRADESIALLRRIVSIDPNLLFAHFLLGAVEESQGKIAEAWEEFHLVLQIGEKVPNQKDVVRAKEKIDQLGATKELAVSIDSRLKMAAALYEKDDLEPAEKEFQEILQIVPANIRAKFGLASIDYKKEKLDEAKKLLLEVTEKDPLLVRGHFFLGKIFLKEKEFSKAFDAFNQVIELGKVPVYAQLYQSQIEEAKKDIAQMGGDVSRAQQIQQLLNDGNEFYKREDFDHAVEKYNQVLAISPDNLLALEKIGSVYIRESSFDPEKGEAIFKKMIEINPELLFPRFYLAFLADKKGDLENAVKLYEDVIQFDKKESEITLRAKRLLTQMGGTPQKAKEIRSHLKRGGELVSENKLSEARNEYQKVLEIVPEQTQALYFLGLIDVKEDRIPEAEKNLQKLLIADPNHLEGRLQLALLLGGRGAYEESLKELEKVIEIGKEGKSVRTAKTELDKMKKKAEGQKHFTAGMDILNKLDDLEKASPSKEGEPMSADKLTLLNSGIKELEEAIRFNQDNPYYLYNLGYAYVKKFDLVSAEFMFRKAAEKKPDFLVAHFRLAVLYDLANAPVSALNEYEKVIELGKPEDDEVKQAKLKIAGLKGNIGIIEEGKGYAVTGEALFLEQNDKAKALPLLKKSTELVPKNEDYWFDLGILYETLVDEKGAESAYESAVKIRPTFSKPRFYLGLIQEKRGQREAAIENFRKAKEYLGDEKSKEALLIEERVNFYDKKINESISYTPFYFDSNSGDSDIGSPTAEIFSSVGFNMKYFYYKSLNVLLSSDISASASTYYYSQALVNFESASFEAKWPDLHGLSIVIGPAWGISFAYGGMSGWNGQFKADFQEQIGWFDAVITHLGYNYSISVSNSYFDAVRKEISWALIKNKFRSGSLTAGFGLTNSDVIAPDDCAVGWNASATYSRPLVDYLSGSISASIGQTYFRNPDQTALKTDGLGEVYRKNNSFGLSGSLIYPIYKNVNLSASLGYQAVRSNLRVQLDREVTDILSKQTSPIGSYSKITAGFSFNYFF